AAAGCCAAGTACTGGGGCAAGCCGACAACTTGCACGATTGTTTACCGCAATCGTAAGTGGTACGCATCTATCACTGTTGATGTTCCAGATCAAGCGTTAAAGCTTGAGGCCTTGCCATCTGGTGCAGTTGGTATTGACTTGGGTTGTAAATCAGCACTGTCAATCACTGACGGAGAAAACCATCAACAAATTGACGCTCCAAAGTTCTTGAGGAACGCGGAACGTCAGATCAAGAAAGCATCTATTGAGAAAAGACGGAAACGAGCACCAAATAGAAAGAAAAAAATCAAAGCTTCTAGAAGATGGAAGAAAGCCCAATCAAAAGTCAGCAAACTTACTCGAAAAGTTGGCTTACAGCGTCAAAATTGGGTTCATCAAGTTGCAGCAGAAATAGTAAGCAGTAATAGCTTCGTTGCAACCGAAAAACTAGAAGTCAAAAATATGACTAGTAAAGCAAAAAAGGCTAAACGTAGGAAGCAAAAAGCTGGGTTAAACAAATCCATTCTTGATGTAGGGTTTGGAATGCTTCGTAGTACTATAAAGTACAAAGTAGAACAAGTCGGTGGCGTGTTCATCGAAGTCCCCACCAAGAAAGTAAAACCCAGCCAAACCTGTCCCAAATGTGGGCATCAACACAAGAAAACGCTCGATGTCAGAGTGCACGAGTGCAGATCTTGTGGATATGTGCAAGACAGGGATATAGCTGCAGCCGAGGTCATGCTTTACTGGGCAAGAGGAAATCTGACGGGGCTTGGAACGAACCTCGCAGACGCTGATGCGGCTAGCTCTACTTCACGCACCACCAAAAAGGCTGGAAGCATGAAGCAACTAGGGCAAACGAAACGTCAAAAATCTGGATCTACTGGTTTGGGTGCAGAAACCCAGACCTCAACGAAGTAGGTCTGGGTAGTTCATTCTTGAGTTCCCTCAGAAGGGGTAACTGGTGTTCCTGGCTTGAGTTGCGACTGGGCAGGCGGCACTATAATCTGTTCGCCAGCACGCAAACCAGAGGTCACTTCTACGGTTACTAACCCCTCCAATCCCAGGTTGATGGTTCGTTTCTGGGCTTTATTTTGACTATCCCGAACCCAGACAAAGGGCTGTGCTTCAGAGCGTTGAATCGCTTCTGTACTCAAAACGACTACGTTTTGTCGTTGTTCTAAAACAACCTCAACATTCACCCGGCTACCAGGGAGCAATTTGCTAGTAGGGGTATCAAGCAGCACCGTAGCAGGCACCACCGATTGAGTCGATTGGTTTTGGCTGCCGCCCTCCTGTTTCTGAGTTTCTTCAGGTGTGAGTGCTTGAGGATACAAACTTTGCACACGTCCGGTGAACTTCTGTGCTGATGGTCCGATCGCATTCACGCGGGCAACTTGGTTCACCCGGACTCGGGCTGCGTTGAGGGTGGAAAGCTGAAGCTTGACCAGTACTTCCTTAAGGTCGCCTAAAGTGAGCAAGTTAGTGCGGAACTGAACCCCATCACCATCCTTGACATAAACACCCAAAACTGCACTATCAAACGGCGCACTCACAATGGTATCTTTGAGTTGCTGCTGAATGCGTTGGCGCTCCAGTTCCAGACTCTCAAGCTTGAGAGCGCTGATACGTGCCTCTGCCTGAGCATCTCGCACTTTTGCCTGGTCTGCACGCACTGTGTCTTCCTGCTTTTGAACTTGTTGTTGAGCAACAGCTCCCACTTTGGCCAGAGATGAAAGTTTGCTGAGTTCCCGTTGTTCGGCTGTGAGTTGCTGCTGGGCTTCGACAATTTTCTCACGATTGCGTACCACGGTAAATTCCTGTTCCCGAATCTCCAATTCATGCTTGGCAATGGCAACTTTTCGCTCAGGATAACGCAACGTGAGTAGCACTTGACCAGACCTTACTTTCTGCCCTGGCTTTACCAATACCCGTTCCACTGCACCATCGGTTGGGGACTTGACTACCCTCTGTTCGCGTAGTTCAACAGTACCGCTCTCATTGATTGCGGTTTCAACATTGCCTCGCTCCACCGTGACCAAGCTTACTGCGACTGCTTCGGGAGGTCGATTCACAACTAGGAAGTAGGTTAAATAGCCGCCAGCGCTGAGCGCCGCTAGAACCCCTGACCACGCTAGCCATTGAATTCCAGTTTTAAATTTCTTTTTTTGGTAGTGCCCCATCATAAAAACCTCACAGGTGATGGCTATTGATTTGGGGAGATTCTTGACCAACAAAGAACTCAGGAGTCAGAACTCACAAGTCAGAATGTTAAACCCGTTTTCTCCTTGCTGAATTAAGAGTTCTGGTTCGGTGAGAACTGGTTCCAAGCCCCAGAATTGATTCGTGGAAAAAAAGAAAGTCTTCCGCGTTCAAATCCCCACGGATAAAATCCTGGGGATATTCTGTAACTATCGTTCTGTCTTCTGTGTTCTTCTTAAGCACCCGCAGCTTGAAGCCGTTTTTTTGGCAGTATAAGATTTTGTATGCTTTATGCCATCATATAGGATTCTTATTTGATTTTTAAACAGAACTCAGTACAGTTTTTATTAAGCCTTAAGAATTAAAAGTTAACTGCTCGGGTGGTTCCTGCTTTCTGCTGTAGAATTCATTATGCATTCAATCAGACGAGATAGAGTTTTACGGGCGTCAAAATACTCTTCGGCAATGGCTCGGGCGGCTTTGCAGTGGAACTCGTAGCGGCTGTTAATCTCTTCAATTGAGGCGATCGCCTCCTCCAAGTTACGAAATGCCATCACTCCTTCTCCTGTTGGTAGCCAATCGGAAAAGCCTGTCTCTTGAACCACCACAGGACGACCGCTGGCAAGATATGAAGCGCTGCGATCATAAAACAAACCACAGTTGCTAATCACAAAGGCGTGCTTAGCTACACTAA
This portion of the Brasilonema sennae CENA114 genome encodes:
- a CDS encoding RNA-guided endonuclease InsQ/TnpB family protein, giving the protein MVNLRRAVLGNRPRFKSIRHYSAWTYPDGAGFKVESNGEDGYLNLSKIGRVQMRGKAKYWGKPTTCTIVYRNRKWYASITVDVPDQALKLEALPSGAVGIDLGCKSALSITDGENHQQIDAPKFLRNAERQIKKASIEKRRKRAPNRKKKIKASRRWKKAQSKVSKLTRKVGLQRQNWVHQVAAEIVSSNSFVATEKLEVKNMTSKAKKAKRRKQKAGLNKSILDVGFGMLRSTIKYKVEQVGGVFIEVPTKKVKPSQTCPKCGHQHKKTLDVRVHECRSCGYVQDRDIAAAEVMLYWARGNLTGLGTNLADADAASSTSRTTKKAGSMKQLGQTKRQKSGSTGLGAETQTSTK
- a CDS encoding efflux RND transporter periplasmic adaptor subunit, which codes for MMGHYQKKKFKTGIQWLAWSGVLAALSAGGYLTYFLVVNRPPEAVAVSLVTVERGNVETAINESGTVELREQRVVKSPTDGAVERVLVKPGQKVRSGQVLLTLRYPERKVAIAKHELEIREQEFTVVRNREKIVEAQQQLTAEQRELSKLSSLAKVGAVAQQQVQKQEDTVRADQAKVRDAQAEARISALKLESLELERQRIQQQLKDTIVSAPFDSAVLGVYVKDGDGVQFRTNLLTLGDLKEVLVKLQLSTLNAARVRVNQVARVNAIGPSAQKFTGRVQSLYPQALTPEETQKQEGGSQNQSTQSVVPATVLLDTPTSKLLPGSRVNVEVVLEQRQNVVVLSTEAIQRSEAQPFVWVRDSQNKAQKRTINLGLEGLVTVEVTSGLRAGEQIIVPPAQSQLKPGTPVTPSEGTQE